In Sphaeramia orbicularis chromosome 15, fSphaOr1.1, whole genome shotgun sequence, a single genomic region encodes these proteins:
- the LOC115434738 gene encoding zinc finger protein 16-like isoform X1, producing MSTQLFFKVFVNERLTAAVEEIVQVFERTIAKYEEEASSRQQEIERLRGLLQSKHNTGSSQTYISNDEIPPEQHQHEQEESLSVDGRDSVLPHIKEESQELWSSQEEDDQAQDFEDANRNPLHFSASHPNNEPASHAQTQNSEIEQHLQDLLGSKNVQYVLPHSSVPSVKPLVHDERLQNGNKIQRAATCLTTSHLTHRSQTSCVTSIESMENSHLNPLTTDHHCCLCDKSFSSRQYLINHAFRMHSKETDVACAVCGKTFDSSDNLHAHLKSYKAMKVCCICGKQCKRMSALTEHMISHTGEKLHRCNVCGKGCSRKADLKVHMRKHTGEKPFGCSLCCKSFTHSSHLIKHMRSHTGERPYQCDVCGRGFQQSTHLKHHLRSHAQKL from the exons atgtccactcagctgttttTCAAAGTGTTTGTAAACGAGAGGCTTACGGCGGCTGTTGAGGAAATAGTTCAAGTTTTTGAGCGAACAATAGCAAAATATGAAGAGGAGGCTTCCAGCCGCCAGCAGGAGATTGAGCGACTCAGAGGGCTACTACAGTCAAAACACAACACAg GTTCATCACAGACTTACATTAGTAATGATGAAATTCCTCCTGAGCAGCATCAGCATGAGCAGGAAGAAAGCCTCAGTGTGGATGGGAGAGACTCAGTGCTACCACACATTAAAGAGGAAAGTCAGGAACTTTGGTCTAGCCAGGAGGAAGACGACCAGGCTCAGGATTTTGAAGATGCCAACCGTAATCCACTTCATTTCTCTGCTTCACATCCCAATAATGAACCAGCTTCTCATGCACAGACTCAAAACAGTGAAATAGAGCAACATTTGCAGGACTTACTGGGCAGTAAAAATGTGCAGTATGTGCTGCCACACAGCTCAGTTCCATCTGTAAAACCTCTGGTCCATGATGAAAGACTGCAAAATGGTAATAAAATTCAAAGAGCTGCCACATGTTTGACCACATCACACCTGACACATCGAAGTCAGACTTCCTGTGTGACTTCCATTGAATCCATGGAGAACTCTCATCTAAATCCACTTACAACTGATCACCACTGCTGTTTATGTGACAAATCTTTTTCCTCCCGTCAGTACTTGATAAATCACGCTTTTCGCATGCATTCAAAGGAGACGGACGTCGCCTGTGCAGTGTGTGGAAAGACCTTTGATTCCTCAGACAACCTTCACGCTCACCTTAAGTCTTACAAGGCCATGAAAGTTTGTTGTATTTGTGGTAAACAGTGTAAGCGTATGAGTGCTCTGACTGAACACATGATCAGCCACACGGGGGAAAAATTGCACCGCTGCAATGTATGTGGGAAAGGATGCAGCCGAAAGGCAGACTTAAAGGTACACATGAGGAAACACACGGGGGAGAAACCCTTCGGCTGCTCTTTGTGTTGTAAAAGCTTCACACATAGCAGCCATCTGATTAAGCACATGAGAAGCCACACAGGAGAGAGACCATACCAGTGTGACGTCTGTGGTCGAGGATTTCAACAGAGTACGCACCTAAAACATCATTTACGTAGTCACGCTCAGAAACTTTGA
- the adss2 gene encoding adenylosuccinate synthetase isozyme 2, whose product MSESGSQEAAGAPNGGGSSGRPRPPVGNRVTVVLGAQWGDEGKGKVVDLLAQEADMVCRCQGGNNAGHTVVVDSVEYDFHLLPSGIINPKVTAFIGNGVVIHLPGLFEEAEKNERKGKGLKGWEQRLIISDRAHIVFDFHQAVDGVQEQQRQEQAGKNLGTTKKGIGPVYSAKAARTGLRICDLLADFTQFSERYKVLAQQYKAMYPTLEIDIEGELVKLKDYVERIKPMVRDGVHFMYEALHGPPKTILVEGANAALLDIDFGTYPFVTSSNCTVGGVCTGLGMPPQNVGEVYGVVKAYTTRVGIGAFPSEQSNDIGELLQTRGKEVGVTTGRKRRCGWLDLVLIKYAHMINGFTAIALTKLDILDVFPEIKVGVAYKVDNQIIPHFPANQEVLQRVEVQYETLPGWNSDTSAARSFEELPENAQKYVRYIEEHVGVPVKWIGVGKSRESMIQLF is encoded by the exons ATGTCGGAAAGTGGGAGTCAGGAAGCCGCCGGGGCCCCGAACGGTGGCGGAAGCAGCGGCAGACCCAGACCGCCCGTCGGCAACAGAGTGACCGTGGTGCTGGGGGCTCAGTGGGGCGACGAGGGGAAGGGAAAAGTTGTGGATCTGCTGGCACAAGAGGCGGACATGGTGTGCAGATGTCAG GGCGGAAACAACGCAGGCCACACAGTAGTGGTCGACTCGGTGGAGTACGACTTTCACCTCCTCCCCAGCGGCATCATCAACCCCAAGGTCACCGCCTTCATCG GTAATGGTGTCGTCATCCATCTACCAGGTTTGTTTGAGGAGGCAGAAAAGAATGAGCGCAAGGGAAAAG GTCTCAAAGGCTGGGAGCAAAGGTTGATCATCTCAGACAGAGCACATATTG TGTTTGACTTCCACCAAGCGGTTGATGGCGTTCAGGAACAGCAGAGACAAGAGCAAGCAGGCAAGAA CCTCGGGACAACAAAGAAGGGCATTGGTCCAGTGTATTCAGCCAAGGCAGCACGTACCGGCCTCAGGATATGTGACCTCTTAGCCGACTTCACTCAGTTCTCTGAAAG GTATAAAGTACTGGCCCAGCAGTATAAAGCTATGTACCCGACTCTGGAGATCGACATAGAGGGAGAGCTGGTTAAACTTAAg GACTATGTGGAGCGGATCAAGCCCATGGTGAGAGACGGCGTGCATTTCATGTACGAAGCCCTTCACGGTCCTCCGAAAACGATCCTGGTGGAAGGCGCCAACGCAGCGCTACTCGACATCGACTTCG GGACGTATCCTTTTGTGACGTCGTCCAACTGCACAGTGGGTGGGGTGTGTACGGGCCTTGGCATGCCGCCACAGAATGTGGGAGAGGTGTACGGTGTCGTCAAGGCCTACACCACCAGAGTGGGCATCGGAGCATTCCCCTCAGAGCAGAGCAAC GATATCGGCGAGCTGCTCCAGACGCGAGGGAAGGAGGTGGGCGTGACCACCGGCAGGAAGAGACGATGCGGTTGGCTGGATCTGGTGCTCATCAAATATGCACACATGATTAACGGTTTCACCGC CATAGCACTCACCAAACTGGACATCCTGGACGTTTTCCCAGAAATCAAAGTGGGCGTGGCGTACAAAGTAGACAACCAAATTATACCTCACTTTCCAG CCAATCAGGAGGTGCTGCAGCGGGTGGAGGTCCAGTATGAGACACTACCTGGGTGGAACAGCGACACCTCAGCTGCTAGAAGCTTCGAGGAGCTACCGGAGAACGCCCAGAAATATGTCCGCTACATTGAGGAGCATGTGGGAGTGCCTG
- the LOC115434738 gene encoding zinc finger protein 394-like isoform X2, translating into MSTQLFFKVFVNERLTAAVEEIVQVFERTIAKYEEEASSRQQEIERLRGLLQSKHNTGSSQTYISNDEIPPEQHQHEQEESLSVDGRDSVLPHIKEESQELWSSQEEDDQAQDFEDANRNPLHFSTQNSEIEQHLQDLLGSKNVQYVLPHSSVPSVKPLVHDERLQNGNKIQRAATCLTTSHLTHRSQTSCVTSIESMENSHLNPLTTDHHCCLCDKSFSSRQYLINHAFRMHSKETDVACAVCGKTFDSSDNLHAHLKSYKAMKVCCICGKQCKRMSALTEHMISHTGEKLHRCNVCGKGCSRKADLKVHMRKHTGEKPFGCSLCCKSFTHSSHLIKHMRSHTGERPYQCDVCGRGFQQSTHLKHHLRSHAQKL; encoded by the exons atgtccactcagctgttttTCAAAGTGTTTGTAAACGAGAGGCTTACGGCGGCTGTTGAGGAAATAGTTCAAGTTTTTGAGCGAACAATAGCAAAATATGAAGAGGAGGCTTCCAGCCGCCAGCAGGAGATTGAGCGACTCAGAGGGCTACTACAGTCAAAACACAACACAg GTTCATCACAGACTTACATTAGTAATGATGAAATTCCTCCTGAGCAGCATCAGCATGAGCAGGAAGAAAGCCTCAGTGTGGATGGGAGAGACTCAGTGCTACCACACATTAAAGAGGAAAGTCAGGAACTTTGGTCTAGCCAGGAGGAAGACGACCAGGCTCAGGATTTTGAAGATGCCAACCGTAATCCACTTCATTTCTCT ACTCAAAACAGTGAAATAGAGCAACATTTGCAGGACTTACTGGGCAGTAAAAATGTGCAGTATGTGCTGCCACACAGCTCAGTTCCATCTGTAAAACCTCTGGTCCATGATGAAAGACTGCAAAATGGTAATAAAATTCAAAGAGCTGCCACATGTTTGACCACATCACACCTGACACATCGAAGTCAGACTTCCTGTGTGACTTCCATTGAATCCATGGAGAACTCTCATCTAAATCCACTTACAACTGATCACCACTGCTGTTTATGTGACAAATCTTTTTCCTCCCGTCAGTACTTGATAAATCACGCTTTTCGCATGCATTCAAAGGAGACGGACGTCGCCTGTGCAGTGTGTGGAAAGACCTTTGATTCCTCAGACAACCTTCACGCTCACCTTAAGTCTTACAAGGCCATGAAAGTTTGTTGTATTTGTGGTAAACAGTGTAAGCGTATGAGTGCTCTGACTGAACACATGATCAGCCACACGGGGGAAAAATTGCACCGCTGCAATGTATGTGGGAAAGGATGCAGCCGAAAGGCAGACTTAAAGGTACACATGAGGAAACACACGGGGGAGAAACCCTTCGGCTGCTCTTTGTGTTGTAAAAGCTTCACACATAGCAGCCATCTGATTAAGCACATGAGAAGCCACACAGGAGAGAGACCATACCAGTGTGACGTCTGTGGTCGAGGATTTCAACAGAGTACGCACCTAAAACATCATTTACGTAGTCACGCTCAGAAACTTTGA